From a single Brevinematales bacterium genomic region:
- a CDS encoding insulinase family protein, with amino-acid sequence MDLNLEEFYLDNGLKVVLVERNILPTVSIQIWYKVGAIDEVDGKSGVAHFLEHMAFKGTKNLKPGEFSKIIRALGGNDNAATSWDYTMYYVDIPSEHTIKVLKMMKEVMFDIVFDEKEFNSEKKVILEERRMRYEDNPFGQFFEDFIAKSFKKINYRRPIIGWEEDIKNLKLNDLVEFYNIYYSPKNAMLVVVGNIQKEELKRHIKEIFNESSKNLTQVEKKVENISEFNTGKVEFKTTIKEVKSKAVIVGFRTPSYRLSPKEISALEILSYILTDGRTSRMYKELVVNKKLASNVSGGTILGKYPFLTYFFATANPNTKPDNLKDEIISILNSIINTPPTQDEIKVVKKKIKAERIYEFEKNHGIAGTIGWSEVILGNYKEIDNFIKTIEEVNPDLILQTFKKYFREDNLIIGILEN; translated from the coding sequence AAGAATTTTACCTTGATAACGGGCTTAAAGTAGTTTTAGTTGAAAGGAACATCCTACCTACTGTTTCAATACAAATCTGGTATAAAGTAGGAGCAATTGACGAAGTCGACGGTAAATCAGGTGTAGCACATTTCCTTGAGCATATGGCATTCAAGGGAACAAAAAATCTAAAACCTGGTGAATTTTCCAAAATAATAAGAGCACTAGGTGGGAATGATAACGCAGCAACATCATGGGATTACACTATGTATTACGTAGATATACCATCTGAGCATACTATAAAAGTACTAAAAATGATGAAAGAAGTAATGTTTGATATAGTTTTTGATGAAAAGGAGTTCAATAGCGAAAAGAAAGTAATACTAGAAGAAAGAAGAATGAGATACGAAGATAATCCTTTTGGACAATTCTTCGAAGACTTTATAGCAAAATCATTTAAGAAAATAAATTACAGAAGACCAATAATAGGATGGGAAGAAGACATAAAAAATCTCAAACTCAACGACCTAGTAGAGTTCTATAACATTTACTATTCACCTAAAAATGCTATGCTCGTAGTAGTAGGAAATATCCAAAAGGAAGAACTAAAAAGACACATAAAAGAAATATTTAACGAAAGCTCAAAAAATCTTACACAAGTCGAGAAAAAGGTTGAAAATATATCGGAGTTCAACACTGGAAAAGTTGAGTTTAAAACAACAATAAAAGAAGTGAAATCTAAAGCAGTAATAGTAGGTTTTAGAACCCCATCCTACAGATTATCTCCTAAAGAAATATCAGCACTTGAAATACTTTCCTACATTTTAACAGATGGAAGAACCTCAAGAATGTACAAAGAACTTGTAGTAAACAAAAAACTAGCATCAAACGTAAGTGGCGGCACAATCTTAGGTAAATACCCATTCTTAACATACTTCTTCGCAACCGCAAATCCTAACACAAAACCAGATAACTTAAAAGATGAAATAATATCCATACTAAACTCTATTATCAATACTCCACCAACTCAAGATGAAATAAAAGTCGTAAAGAAAAAAATAAAAGCCGAGAGAATATACGAGTTTGAGAAAAATCATGGAATAGCAGGAACTATCGGATGGAGCGAAGTAATACTAGGAAACTACAAAGAAATCGACAACTTCATAAAAACAATAGAAGAAGTTAACCCTGACTTAATACTACAAACTTTCAAAAAATACTTCAGAGAAGATAACTTGATAATAGGTATCCTAGAAAACTAA